A DNA window from Armatimonadota bacterium contains the following coding sequences:
- a CDS encoding PEP-CTERM sorting domain-containing protein translates to MCVAANANGILTINDPHKTVTAGSSQSILFTGTLSITQDWNSLSLWYPHAYLQGGYGSRIDAGNVHSDFLTWLGTIGSHQAGATYSGGLFYMDMDAGDPMGMYDHTFASLTAPCNVYIDFNSNQSNYVRSNVTAISINAVPEPGTYAALGLGLVGVIASRRKRSK, encoded by the coding sequence ATGTGCGTTGCTGCAAATGCCAACGGAATTTTGACGATCAACGACCCACACAAGACGGTGACTGCCGGTTCTAGCCAGTCCATCTTGTTTACTGGCACGCTCAGCATTACCCAAGATTGGAATAGCTTATCACTTTGGTATCCACATGCCTATTTGCAAGGTGGTTATGGGTCAAGGATAGATGCAGGAAACGTCCATTCAGACTTTTTGACATGGCTTGGCACAATTGGTAGCCACCAAGCAGGTGCAACTTATTCCGGCGGTCTGTTTTATATGGACATGGATGCTGGCGATCCTATGGGTATGTATGATCACACCTTTGCTTCGTTGACAGCTCCTTGCAATGTGTACATCGATTTTAATTCTAACCAATCGAACTATGTACGCAGCAATGTAACCGCTATTTCGATTAATGCCGTACCTGAGCCTGGCACTTACGCCGCCCTAGGTTTGGGATTGGTCGGCGTGATTGCATCGCGACGAAAGCGCTCTAAGTAA
- a CDS encoding DinB family protein gives MIEAVEAAKKSARDNMQMFLRNFSHVPDDKLHWTPAPTAKSALRIAAHTALYYSRFAKMIRDRKPPQPEDLELWIAQNNAEEEAITTREQVIQAFNMGLEEVISALETIQADEVDSEIDSGQGWTMPMWFMMNLPGWHATLHCGQIDYLQTCWNDQEIYVG, from the coding sequence ATGATCGAAGCCGTCGAAGCTGCTAAAAAGAGTGCAAGGGATAATATGCAAATGTTCCTCAGGAACTTCTCGCATGTACCAGATGATAAACTCCATTGGACTCCTGCTCCGACTGCTAAATCGGCTTTAAGGATCGCCGCCCACACCGCACTCTATTACAGTCGGTTTGCGAAGATGATTCGCGACAGAAAACCCCCGCAACCCGAAGATCTGGAGCTATGGATCGCGCAAAACAACGCCGAAGAAGAGGCGATTACGACCAGGGAACAGGTGATCCAAGCATTCAATATGGGCTTGGAAGAAGTCATCTCCGCTCTCGAAACAATTCAAGCTGATGAAGTCGATTCAGAAATAGATTCCGGCCAAGGATGGACAATGCCGATGTGGTTTATGATGAATCTGCCGGGATGGCACGCAACATTGCATTGCGGGCAAATAGATTATCTGCAGACCTGTTGGAACGACCAAGAAATCTATGTAGGATAA
- a CDS encoding DNA alkylation repair protein: MSNYTAEQILEEIKPLGSEGYCKVLRNHGVTDPMYGVKIEYLKKYEKAIKKDYQLAKDLYNTGVYDAMYLAGLIADESKMSKDDLRDWLSKANNDAIAEYAVAWVAADGPHGWELALEWIESEDKRAAVCGWGTLSSLVGVKPDSELDIEHLRKLLIRVQETLHDQPDRVRYKMNNFVICVGCGVAELCPEAIKVGQALGKVKVNMGNTACKVPSAPEYIEKVVNMNRLGKKRKTARC, from the coding sequence ATGAGCAACTACACAGCGGAACAAATACTGGAAGAAATTAAACCTTTAGGCAGTGAAGGGTATTGCAAGGTTTTGCGAAACCACGGCGTTACCGATCCCATGTATGGCGTCAAAATTGAATATTTAAAGAAGTATGAAAAAGCTATCAAGAAGGATTATCAGCTTGCCAAGGATCTTTACAACACAGGAGTGTACGACGCGATGTATCTTGCCGGGCTTATTGCCGATGAAAGCAAAATGTCCAAAGACGATTTGCGAGATTGGCTTTCGAAGGCAAACAATGATGCCATTGCAGAATATGCAGTTGCATGGGTAGCGGCGGACGGTCCACATGGATGGGAGCTTGCTTTAGAGTGGATTGAATCCGAGGACAAAAGGGCTGCAGTCTGTGGATGGGGAACACTGTCATCGCTAGTAGGAGTTAAGCCAGATTCTGAACTTGACATCGAGCATTTAAGAAAGTTGCTCATCCGCGTGCAAGAAACTTTGCATGATCAGCCCGATCGTGTGCGCTATAAAATGAACAATTTCGTGATCTGCGTAGGGTGTGGGGTTGCTGAACTGTGCCCTGAGGCGATCAAAGTAGGGCAGGCGCTAGGAAAGGTCAAAGTAAATATGGGGAACACTGCATGCAAGGTTCCTTCTGCACCGGAGTACATAGAAAAAGTTGTGAACATGAACCGCCTAGGCAAAAAGCGAAAGACGGCAAGGTGTTAA
- a CDS encoding VOC family protein — protein MSVRTRSFLWFQNNAEEAANLYTSLIENSEIRSIERVPVGESDAPEVIVINFTIGGQEFVIMQAPGGPEPKNSFSISILCNDQAEVDRIWDALVEGGEGVACGWLRDRYGISWQVTPKRMNELMEAGNSAHRAAVMQAMMGMVKFDIAGLERAFEESK, from the coding sequence ATGTCCGTCCGCACACGAAGCTTTTTGTGGTTTCAAAATAATGCAGAAGAAGCTGCAAACTTGTACACTTCTCTGATTGAGAACTCCGAAATCCGTTCAATCGAGCGCGTCCCGGTTGGCGAGAGCGACGCGCCAGAAGTGATCGTCATCAACTTCACGATCGGTGGGCAAGAGTTTGTGATCATGCAAGCTCCTGGCGGACCAGAACCAAAAAATTCCTTTTCCATTAGCATTTTGTGTAACGACCAGGCCGAAGTTGATCGCATTTGGGATGCATTGGTGGAAGGCGGTGAAGGAGTTGCCTGCGGCTGGCTTCGCGACCGATATGGCATCAGTTGGCAAGTAACTCCGAAGAGGATGAATGAACTTATGGAAGCTGGAAATTCAGCGCATCGCGCCGCAGTGATGCAAGCTATGATGGGCATGGTGAAGTTTGATATTGCAGGGCTTGAAAGAGCATTTGAGGAATCCAAATGA